From the uncultured Desulfovibrio sp. genome, one window contains:
- a CDS encoding glycosyltransferase, with translation MRVLLIALQQTTDGPASPEEQRHWTELGAPMRLARLEEDHALALACAMRDGGRLAPMLLCQKNSRLHRRAAALNLPILTAGGPMDFMRLWLWQRKHKHLLVQTFGESGMAIGRRVLTMRPPSSTLLSHAFLMRAPRPEACFGKGMLAAHKILCGSSYVRDRIAKASGITEGETPWRGPKKRALPLTGDTLTLAAPGMSLEGFEPAPEWPAEPAEGQRFVFCMGDALTPRSGAHIVIRAMAAIWQRRDLPAWEVRAAGGGPRFQEVLDEAESLGVQSRLCLLNEQSLPHLLRTCHAWIAPGSAPDELPETLGAGLAAQTPVICGQSALHEQRLAAAPDAACMFEENNPQSLAECMINVMTDAGQRRRIVDAGNALRPGLSHESFALATCTRHEGWCSQLGWLEKNSPPQAPVQS, from the coding sequence ATGCGTGTTCTGCTTATTGCCCTGCAACAGACCACTGACGGCCCCGCCTCACCCGAAGAGCAACGCCACTGGACAGAACTGGGCGCACCCATGCGCCTTGCCCGGCTGGAAGAAGACCACGCGCTGGCCCTGGCCTGCGCCATGCGCGACGGCGGCAGGCTGGCCCCCATGCTGCTGTGCCAGAAGAATTCACGCCTGCACCGCCGCGCCGCCGCGTTGAACCTGCCCATACTCACGGCAGGCGGGCCAATGGATTTCATGCGCCTGTGGCTCTGGCAGCGCAAGCACAAGCATTTGCTGGTACAGACTTTCGGAGAAAGCGGCATGGCCATTGGCCGCCGGGTGCTGACCATGCGTCCCCCGTCCTCCACCCTTTTGAGCCATGCATTTCTGATGCGCGCACCGCGCCCGGAAGCCTGCTTTGGCAAGGGAATGCTGGCAGCCCACAAAATACTCTGCGGCTCCAGTTATGTGCGCGACCGCATCGCCAAAGCCAGCGGCATCACCGAGGGCGAAACGCCCTGGCGCGGCCCCAAAAAACGCGCGCTGCCCCTGACGGGCGACACGCTCACGCTGGCAGCGCCGGGCATGAGCCTTGAGGGCTTTGAGCCTGCGCCTGAATGGCCCGCAGAACCCGCAGAGGGCCAGCGTTTTGTTTTTTGCATGGGCGATGCCCTCACGCCCCGCTCGGGCGCGCATATTGTTATCCGGGCCATGGCCGCCATCTGGCAGCGCCGCGATTTGCCCGCATGGGAAGTACGCGCCGCCGGGGGTGGACCCCGCTTTCAGGAAGTACTGGACGAGGCGGAATCGCTGGGCGTGCAGTCGCGCCTGTGCCTGCTCAACGAGCAAAGCCTGCCGCACCTGCTGCGCACCTGCCATGCATGGATAGCGCCCGGCTCCGCGCCGGACGAACTGCCGGAAACACTCGGGGCTGGGCTGGCGGCTCAAACGCCCGTCATCTGTGGACAGAGCGCCCTGCATGAGCAGCGGCTGGCCGCCGCCCCCGATGCCGCCTGCATGTTTGAAGAAAACAATCCGCAGTCGCTGGCCGAATGCATGATAAACGTCATGACAGATGCCGGCCAGCGCCGCCGTATTGTGGACGCGGGCAACGCATTGCGCCCCGGTCTGAGCCATGAATCCTTTGCCCTTGCAACCTGCACCCGGCACGAAGGCTGGTGCAGCCAGC